In a genomic window of Streptomyces koelreuteriae:
- a CDS encoding ABC transporter ATP-binding protein, with product MLELEELVRDFGDHRAVDQVSFRVSRGRLTGFVGGNGAGKTTTMRMIMGVLATNRGEIRWDGAPVTAADRRDFGYMPEERGLYPKQTVLGQLVYLARLRGQGNAEARRHTLELLERLGLAEKSQSRLESLSLGNQQRVQIAAALLGSPKLLVLDEPFSGLDPHAVDTMAELLREYAAAGIPVLFSSHQLDLVERLCDDLVIMASGHVVGKGTADELRHRDRPRYHLVTGAPAGWARDVPGVTDVEELPDGARVELAADADPGELLTQALGRGAVHAFTPLVPSIADVYREMTSA from the coding sequence ATGCTGGAACTGGAAGAACTCGTACGAGACTTCGGCGATCACCGTGCCGTCGACCAGGTGTCCTTCCGGGTGTCCAGGGGCCGGTTGACCGGGTTCGTCGGCGGGAACGGCGCGGGCAAGACCACCACCATGCGCATGATCATGGGCGTACTGGCCACGAACCGCGGCGAGATCCGCTGGGACGGCGCCCCCGTCACCGCCGCAGACCGCAGGGACTTCGGGTACATGCCGGAGGAGCGGGGCCTCTACCCCAAGCAGACCGTCCTCGGCCAGCTCGTCTATCTGGCCCGGCTCCGTGGCCAGGGCAACGCCGAAGCCCGCCGTCACACCCTCGAACTGCTCGAACGCCTCGGACTCGCCGAGAAGAGCCAGTCCCGGCTGGAGTCCCTGTCCCTGGGCAACCAGCAGCGCGTGCAGATCGCGGCCGCCCTGCTCGGCTCCCCCAAACTGCTCGTCCTCGACGAGCCCTTCTCCGGACTCGACCCGCACGCCGTCGACACGATGGCCGAGCTGCTGCGCGAGTACGCCGCCGCCGGCATCCCGGTGCTGTTCTCCTCACACCAGCTCGACCTGGTCGAGCGGCTCTGCGACGACCTGGTGATCATGGCCTCCGGCCACGTCGTGGGCAAGGGCACCGCGGACGAACTCCGTCACCGCGACAGGCCCCGGTACCACCTGGTCACCGGCGCGCCCGCCGGCTGGGCCCGCGACGTCCCCGGCGTGACCGACGTCGAGGAACTCCCCGACGGAGCCCGCGTCGAGCTGGCCGCCGACGCCGATCCCGGCGAACTGCTGACCCAGGCCCTCGGCCGGGGAGCCGTGCACGCCTTCACCCCCCTCGTTCCCAGCATCGCCGACGTCTACCGGGAGATGACCTCCGCATGA
- a CDS encoding YcaO-like family protein produces the protein MIDIPATLAPASGIALRYAVTPPHDGDPLWSSAVELPPVEGFTGTVGSAGSGTSAGAPGPAGSAGSATAGPGAVLLDLPLSSRFAGASGTSRVDALLRGAGEAVERRALHPSAAYPARTGTAAGLDGTTLYAYHPGHALSHPDAEAASLSWYEARALDSDTPVLVPADLVDWPARRADLFDPSPSGAAAGASHETALAAAMTEVTERDALTVAWDRQLRLPTYTPSPADTGLRAVWERARAAGLTPVLARIPTAVPGLWCMTACLIDPEGPGALATVGMKASTRPAEAAAKAFQEAWQVRAALRALRAQGEMGHLGPIVTEHDRLSHMLTRPAYEAVRDWVAGFQEPGTLPAPPPARDLGAEEIRRALTADGAGLLAVDLTPRLPQAVAAMGWHVVKVLAPGYQNLRMDETHRWSRHLPRLASAAERTGCPARLDDPREAAPHPLP, from the coding sequence GTGATCGACATCCCGGCCACCCTCGCCCCCGCGTCGGGCATCGCCCTGCGCTACGCGGTGACGCCCCCGCACGACGGCGACCCGCTGTGGAGCAGCGCGGTCGAACTCCCCCCGGTGGAGGGCTTCACGGGCACGGTGGGCTCCGCGGGTTCCGGGACTTCGGCCGGGGCCCCGGGCCCGGCGGGGTCTGCCGGCTCCGCCACCGCCGGCCCGGGTGCCGTCCTCCTGGATCTCCCGCTGTCCTCCCGGTTCGCCGGGGCCAGCGGTACCTCCCGGGTCGATGCCCTGCTGCGCGGAGCGGGCGAGGCCGTGGAGCGGCGCGCTCTGCACCCCTCGGCCGCGTACCCCGCCCGCACGGGCACCGCGGCCGGCCTGGACGGCACGACGCTGTACGCGTACCACCCCGGCCACGCCCTGTCCCACCCGGACGCCGAGGCGGCGAGCCTGTCCTGGTACGAGGCCCGCGCCCTGGACTCGGACACTCCCGTCCTGGTCCCCGCGGACCTCGTCGACTGGCCCGCGCGCCGGGCCGACCTGTTCGACCCGAGCCCGTCCGGGGCGGCGGCGGGCGCGAGTCACGAGACCGCTCTCGCCGCCGCGATGACCGAGGTGACGGAGCGGGACGCCCTCACCGTCGCCTGGGACCGGCAGTTGCGCCTGCCCACGTACACCCCGTCGCCCGCCGACACCGGGCTGCGGGCGGTGTGGGAGCGGGCACGCGCGGCGGGGCTCACCCCCGTCCTCGCGCGTATCCCCACCGCCGTACCCGGCCTCTGGTGCATGACCGCCTGCCTGATCGACCCGGAGGGCCCGGGCGCCCTGGCCACCGTCGGCATGAAGGCGTCGACCCGGCCGGCCGAGGCCGCCGCCAAGGCGTTCCAGGAGGCGTGGCAGGTACGGGCCGCGTTGCGGGCGCTGCGTGCGCAGGGCGAGATGGGGCACCTCGGCCCGATCGTGACGGAGCACGACAGGCTCTCCCACATGCTGACCCGGCCCGCCTACGAGGCCGTACGCGACTGGGTCGCGGGATTCCAGGAGCCGGGCACGCTCCCGGCTCCGCCGCCCGCGCGGGACCTGGGCGCGGAGGAGATCCGGCGGGCCCTGACCGCCGACGGCGCGGGCCTCCTCGCCGTCGACCTCACCCCGCGCCTTCCGCAGGCCGTCGCCGCCATGGGCTGGCACGTCGTCAAGGTGCTGGCCCCCGGCTACCAGAACCTGCGGATGGACGAGACGCACCGCTGGAGCCGGCACCTGCCCCGGCTGGCCTCGGCGGCCGAACGGACCGGCTGCCCCGCCCGCCTGGACGACCCGCGGGAAGCGGCCCCGCATCCCTTGCCCTGA
- the lanKC gene encoding class III lanthionine synthetase LanKC, translated as MLDTRFINFCRADSLFYDAPATESVGADFHEGRTLPEGWTATRGREWTVCVPPDSRVPDQGWKIHVAASPDNAAGLLDTVAPYCVEHGLMYKYISDSETLARRGSKYGDRSASGKFITVYPADETELERALDGLEQLVGGTRAPSILSDLRWREGPLHVRYGGFVLKTTRLKDGTLTPAITTPDGELVPDERRPGFHTPSWVTIPSFLREALAERRARTLGDFPFRVYKALHFSNGGGVYRAVDKRDGSEVLLKEARPFAGLDAAGDDAVARLDREQWALSRLAGLPSVPALRDVRKGNEHHFLARDFVDGTPLTELVRLRHPYGTTDNTPRARAEYADWALRIIDQVAEAVAAMHERGVVFGDLHPGNILVDSDDTVAFIDMETATPAEEMRAQAMGSLGFRAPDHLRGPAVDLFALDVLRLTMFVPMPHVVPWGTEKIRTLIDTAVRDFPLPESFARQIERGLGDDVLGARTEFGVRWPAAGEETGNLIANIAASIVEAATPERTDRLYPGDVSQFIVADGGVTFAYGAAGVLWALHRAGAEVPAEHVEWLLGQAGQVTGDGPGFFTGLAGIAYTLDELGHPGAADAVMERAFAGCDANVATTLATGLSGLGLTALHLAARRGDDQGLRQALQLADRLPDAPAPQRIGLLHGRCGSALLLLRLYENTGDGDLLKRAVAELHAELELIERADFDDRFLSPGLEGSAGIVLALRAALRHTPDDERMRTAVKRLVNLRRGGFATSCGLLHGRAGEILALENGGSAAERDVLGFHLEALGWEAIAAEPGRVDFLGNYGYRLSTDLGTGSAGVLLSLTALRDGIPALPFLAPAVIEARR; from the coding sequence GTGCTCGACACCCGGTTCATCAACTTCTGCCGCGCGGACTCGCTCTTCTACGACGCCCCCGCCACCGAGTCCGTCGGCGCGGACTTCCACGAGGGCCGGACCCTGCCCGAGGGCTGGACGGCCACCCGGGGACGGGAGTGGACGGTCTGCGTCCCACCCGACTCCCGCGTCCCCGACCAGGGATGGAAGATCCACGTCGCGGCGTCCCCCGACAACGCGGCCGGGCTCCTCGACACCGTCGCACCGTACTGCGTCGAGCACGGGCTCATGTACAAGTACATATCCGATTCGGAGACCCTCGCCCGCCGCGGCAGCAAGTACGGGGACCGCAGCGCCAGCGGCAAGTTCATCACCGTCTACCCCGCCGACGAGACGGAGCTGGAGCGGGCCCTGGACGGCCTGGAGCAGCTCGTCGGAGGCACCCGGGCCCCCTCGATCCTGAGCGATCTGCGCTGGCGGGAGGGTCCGCTCCACGTGCGGTACGGGGGCTTCGTACTGAAGACCACCCGGCTCAAGGACGGCACCCTCACCCCCGCGATCACCACCCCCGACGGCGAACTCGTCCCCGACGAGCGGCGCCCCGGGTTCCACACCCCGTCCTGGGTCACCATCCCCTCCTTCCTGCGGGAGGCACTCGCCGAACGGCGCGCCCGCACCCTCGGCGACTTCCCCTTCCGCGTCTACAAGGCCCTGCACTTCTCCAACGGCGGCGGCGTCTACCGCGCCGTCGACAAGCGGGACGGCAGCGAGGTCCTGCTCAAGGAGGCCCGCCCGTTCGCCGGCCTCGACGCGGCCGGCGACGACGCCGTGGCCCGCCTCGACCGCGAGCAGTGGGCGCTGTCCCGGCTCGCCGGGCTTCCGTCCGTCCCCGCGCTGAGGGACGTGCGCAAGGGGAACGAACACCACTTCCTGGCCCGTGACTTCGTCGACGGCACCCCGCTCACGGAACTCGTACGCCTGCGCCACCCCTACGGCACCACCGACAACACGCCGCGGGCCAGGGCGGAGTACGCGGACTGGGCGCTGCGCATCATCGACCAGGTCGCCGAGGCCGTGGCCGCCATGCACGAACGCGGTGTGGTCTTCGGCGACCTGCACCCGGGCAACATCCTCGTGGACTCCGACGACACCGTCGCCTTCATCGACATGGAGACCGCCACCCCCGCCGAGGAGATGCGCGCGCAGGCCATGGGCTCCCTCGGCTTCCGGGCGCCCGACCACCTCCGGGGCCCCGCAGTCGACCTGTTCGCACTGGACGTGCTCCGGCTGACGATGTTCGTCCCCATGCCGCACGTCGTGCCGTGGGGCACCGAGAAGATCCGCACCCTGATCGACACGGCGGTCCGTGACTTTCCCCTCCCCGAGTCCTTCGCCCGGCAGATCGAGCGCGGTCTCGGCGACGATGTCCTGGGCGCGCGGACGGAGTTCGGCGTGCGCTGGCCCGCCGCCGGGGAGGAGACCGGGAACCTGATCGCGAACATCGCCGCGTCCATCGTCGAGGCGGCCACCCCCGAGCGCACCGACCGCCTCTACCCGGGTGACGTCTCGCAGTTCATCGTCGCCGACGGCGGCGTGACCTTCGCGTACGGGGCGGCCGGCGTGCTCTGGGCGCTCCACCGTGCCGGTGCGGAGGTGCCCGCCGAGCACGTCGAGTGGCTGCTCGGCCAGGCCGGGCAGGTCACCGGCGACGGCCCCGGCTTCTTCACCGGCCTCGCCGGCATCGCGTACACCCTGGACGAACTCGGTCACCCCGGTGCCGCCGACGCGGTCATGGAGCGTGCCTTCGCCGGATGCGACGCCAATGTGGCGACGACCCTGGCGACCGGCCTCTCGGGCCTCGGACTGACGGCACTGCACCTGGCCGCCCGGCGGGGGGACGACCAGGGCCTGCGCCAGGCGCTCCAGCTCGCCGACCGGCTGCCCGACGCCCCGGCGCCCCAGCGCATCGGGCTGCTGCACGGCCGCTGCGGCAGCGCCCTCCTGCTGCTGCGCCTGTACGAGAACACCGGAGACGGCGACCTGTTGAAGCGGGCCGTGGCCGAACTCCACGCGGAGCTGGAGCTCATCGAGCGCGCGGACTTCGACGACCGTTTCCTCAGCCCCGGGCTGGAGGGTTCCGCCGGCATCGTGCTCGCGCTGCGGGCCGCGCTCCGGCACACTCCCGACGACGAGCGGATGCGCACCGCGGTGAAGAGGCTCGTCAATCTGCGGCGGGGCGGCTTCGCCACCTCGTGCGGCCTGCTGCACGGACGCGCGGGCGAGATCCTCGCCCTCGAGAACGGCGGCAGCGCGGCGGAGCGGGACGTCCTCGGCTTCCACCTCGAAGCCCTCGGCTGGGAGGCGATCGCCGCCGAACCCGGTCGCGTCGACTTCCTCGGCAACTACGGCTACCGCCTCTCCACGGACCTGGGCACCGGCTCGGCGGGTGTCCTCCTGTCCCTCACCGCCCTGCGGGACGGCATCCCGGCCCTGCCCTTCCTCGCCCCCGCGGTGATCGAGGCCCGGCGGTGA
- the mpaP gene encoding daptide biosynthesis intramembrane metalloprotease, producing the protein MSAVTSPPPPTVPAHARRPRLAPSAEVHSPADGQGDWVLQHGARYVRINEKVADLVQELDGERDHETLAARLGGAWNTERVGSAISRLDSLKLLDDGETPAPAVAPRFQIVPPMTLQLTLLRPGRTMQALGPLFARLFSRGAVAAALLCVLLGVVALAAQWEAVAVTLNSPLSAGTFAGVLFALLLGVSIHELGHAAVLIRYGGRPSRIGVMLFYLMPAFFCDVSDAWRLPARKQRVHTALAGPAVQTSLAAASALAAWPMTDGTAKTCLLFFAVTSYGTALLNLTPFIKLDGYIALMSHVDIPYLRDRAMADARRTLARFLFGGTYQRELPTRWTIAYGFACLAFPVYFLSAALHTWLGTLQRVGWVGLLMAASGLSYLAWIVIRGALRLAAEVKAAGVRPLRAGAVCTLLAALACAAMFLPARQTAAAAYVTDAGGTRLVLPEGSPTDRIRPGQQVTLRTNGLMLNDPVATARVGSAPSGETEVPVSAYFPVDVGDTVLMDSTAYPLDLARTPAPATGTAEVELGSVPLWKSLHRTYVLPFLPF; encoded by the coding sequence ATGAGCGCTGTCACGAGTCCACCACCGCCCACCGTCCCGGCCCACGCCCGGCGCCCCCGCCTCGCCCCGAGCGCCGAGGTCCACTCGCCGGCCGACGGCCAGGGCGACTGGGTCCTCCAGCACGGCGCCCGCTATGTACGGATCAACGAGAAGGTCGCGGATCTCGTCCAGGAGCTGGACGGGGAGCGCGACCACGAGACCCTCGCCGCCCGGCTGGGCGGTGCCTGGAACACCGAGCGGGTGGGCAGCGCGATCTCGCGGCTCGACTCGCTCAAGCTGCTCGACGACGGGGAGACCCCGGCACCCGCCGTCGCCCCCCGCTTCCAGATCGTCCCGCCCATGACGCTCCAGCTCACGCTGCTGCGGCCGGGACGCACCATGCAGGCCCTGGGCCCGCTGTTCGCCCGCCTCTTCTCCCGGGGCGCCGTGGCGGCCGCACTGCTCTGCGTCCTGCTCGGTGTCGTCGCCCTCGCGGCCCAGTGGGAAGCGGTCGCGGTGACGCTGAACAGCCCCCTGTCCGCAGGCACGTTCGCCGGAGTGCTCTTCGCTCTGCTGCTCGGGGTGTCCATCCACGAGCTGGGCCACGCCGCCGTGCTCATCCGCTACGGGGGCCGCCCCTCACGCATCGGCGTCATGCTCTTCTACCTGATGCCGGCGTTCTTCTGCGACGTCTCCGACGCCTGGCGCCTTCCGGCCCGCAAGCAGCGGGTCCACACGGCCCTCGCGGGGCCGGCGGTCCAGACGTCCCTGGCGGCCGCCTCGGCCCTCGCGGCCTGGCCCATGACGGACGGCACCGCCAAGACCTGCCTGCTCTTCTTCGCGGTCACCAGCTACGGAACGGCCCTGCTCAACCTGACGCCGTTCATCAAACTCGACGGCTACATCGCCCTCATGAGCCATGTGGACATCCCCTACCTGCGCGACCGCGCCATGGCCGACGCCCGCCGCACGCTCGCCCGGTTCCTGTTCGGCGGCACCTACCAGCGCGAACTGCCCACCCGCTGGACCATCGCGTACGGCTTCGCCTGCCTCGCCTTCCCCGTGTACTTCCTGAGCGCCGCCCTCCACACCTGGCTCGGCACCCTTCAGCGGGTCGGCTGGGTGGGGCTCCTGATGGCCGCCTCCGGACTCTCGTACCTCGCGTGGATCGTGATCCGCGGCGCCCTCCGGCTCGCCGCCGAGGTGAAGGCCGCCGGCGTCCGCCCGCTCCGGGCCGGAGCCGTCTGCACGCTGCTGGCCGCTCTCGCGTGCGCCGCGATGTTCCTGCCGGCCCGTCAGACGGCGGCCGCCGCCTACGTCACCGACGCCGGCGGCACCCGCCTGGTCCTGCCGGAGGGCTCCCCGACCGACCGGATACGCCCCGGGCAGCAGGTGACGCTGCGGACGAACGGCCTGATGCTGAACGACCCCGTCGCCACCGCCCGGGTGGGATCCGCCCCGTCCGGCGAGACCGAGGTCCCGGTCTCCGCGTACTTCCCCGTCGACGTGGGAGACACCGTGCTCATGGACTCGACCGCCTATCCGCTGGACCTCGCCCGTACCCCCGCGCCGGCCACCGGCACCGCCGAGGTCGAGCTCGGCAGCGTGCCCCTGTGGAAGTCCCTGCACCGCACCTACGTGCTTCCGTTCCTGCCCTTCTGA
- a CDS encoding daptide-type RiPP codes for MSENLGTVENIEPVELEMQELEALEAPGFWTGVSVGTAISASVATSITLT; via the coding sequence ATGAGCGAGAACCTGGGCACCGTCGAGAACATCGAGCCCGTCGAGCTGGAGATGCAGGAGCTGGAGGCCCTCGAGGCCCCCGGTTTCTGGACCGGCGTCTCCGTCGGCACGGCCATCAGCGCCTCCGTCGCCACCTCCATCACCCTCACCTGA
- a CDS encoding daptide-type RiPP translates to MSENLGTVENIEHAEPVELEMQELEALEAPGWGTWSVAFSTGVSVGVSVTLT, encoded by the coding sequence ATGAGCGAGAACCTGGGCACCGTCGAGAACATCGAGCACGCCGAGCCCGTCGAGCTGGAGATGCAGGAGCTCGAGGCCCTGGAGGCCCCGGGCTGGGGCACCTGGAGCGTCGCCTTCTCCACCGGCGTCTCGGTCGGCGTCTCGGTCACCCTGACCTGA